The segment GCACCGCACTGGTCACGTTCTGCCTCAGTCTGGCAAAGCGCGCCCGGATCTCCTCGTTGCTGGGGGGGGAGGCGTTACGGTCTACCGGCCCATCATTTTCGCCCCGGGCCACCTGGGCACTGATGCGGTGCAGGGTGGTGGCGACGGTGCCCGTGTTGGCGCTTGCCTGGGCAGCAAACGAAGTGCTGAGGTTTTCGGTCAGGCCGGTCGTGAGCAGTGCGCCAAAAATGGCCGTGCCGATGGTGCTGCCCATCTGCTGGAAAAACTGCCCGGCACTGGTCGCCACGCCCATCTCCCAGGGTTTGACCGAAAGCTGAAGGGCCGTGGTGTACAGCGGCATGGCCGGCCCGATGCCGAGACCCAGCAGCACCATGCGCAGAATCACGGAGTTGTAGCTGGTATCGGCGTTCAGGGTGGACAGGAAGTAGAAGCCCAGCATCATCAGGCTCAGGCCAATCAGCATCAGTGGTTTGTAGCGGCCCATCCGGCTGGCAATCTGACCGCTCACGATGGCCCCGAAAATCAGACCAAAGGTCAGCGGAATGGTGGCCGTCCCGGCAGCCGTCGCACTGACACCCTGCACCTGCACCAGATAGAGGCTCAGGAACAGGATGGCGCCCAGGAACGCTGCGCCGAACAGAAAGCGGGCCAGTGAGCCCCACGCAAAGGTAGGATTACGAAACAGGTGCAGCGGGATGATGGGGCTGTCCACACGGCTTTCTACGAACAGGAAGGCGATCAGGCTCACAGCGCTGAGTCCGAAGAGCCCCCGCACCGTCGGGCTGGTCCAGGCATAGTTGCCGTCGGCGCCCCAGGTCAGGGCCAGCAGCAGGGGCACGGCGAACACCAGGATCAGGAATGCGCCGAGCCAGTCCACCTTGGCTTTGAGCCCACTCTGTAGCCGCGGCATCTTGAACCATAGGAAGGCCAGGGCCAGTAGCCCCAGCGGAAGGTTGACGTAAAACACCCAGCGCCACGAGACGTAATCGGTCAGCCAGCCCCCCAGCAGCGGCCCGATCACGCTGCTCAGCCCGAAGACGGCGCCGAAAAGCCCCTGGTACTTGGGCCGCTCGGCCGGCTCGAACAGGTCGGCGATGATGGCAAAGGCCACGGCACCCAGCGCCGCGCCGCCGGCACCCTGCAGGCCCCGGAACACGACCAGCTGCATCATGCCCCCACCAAACAGGTTGCCCAGGAAGGCCTCACCCGCCATTCCACACAGCATCGATCCGATCAGGAACACCACGATGCCGAACATCAGAACCGGCTTGCGCCCGTAAAGGTCAGACAGCTTGCCGTAGATAGGCACCAGCGCAGTGTTGGCCAGCAGGTACGCGGTGGTCACCCACGAGTACAGGTTCAGACCATTGAGCTCATCGATGATGCGCGGCATGGCGGTGCCGACAATCGTCTGGTCCAGCGCACTGAGAAACAGCCCCAGAAGCACACCAAAGAGGATCAACCGTTTGGTGGGCAGGTCCAGCGTCTTGCTGTAGTCGATGTGCCCTTCGGGCGCCGCCTGTGCAGACTGGCTCATGGGTTCTCCTTGAACGCGCAGGATTCGGGGTTGAGGGATTCGAGTTCCTGCAGCAGAGCCGCAACATGCCGAGCCGCGGCCTGAACCGTTTGGGGCTGCAGGTGGGCAAAGGTGCTGACATAGGCACCCATAAAGTTGCGGTCCATCTTGCCGAGCACGTCCAGGCTGGCTGGAGTGAGGGTCACGACCTTCTCGCGGCGGTTGTCCGGATTTTCCATGCGGGCCGCCAGGCCGCGCTGGACCAGCCGCTCGACGAGGTGACTGGCCGCCGGGACACTCAGACGGGTCCGGGCCGACAGTTCAGTGACCGTCATCTCACCGCCGGCGCGCAGCTGGTGCAGGGCCGTCATCTGCGAAAAAGACAGGTCCAGATCCACCAGTTCCGCCTGCATGCCGTGCATGACCTGGCTGCTGATGTGCCGGTGCAGCTGCTTCATGACGTTGCCCAGCGCGGCTGCAGCCTCCAGGTTCGCGGCTGGAAGTTCCGGTTGCTCTTCAGCAGGGAGACGGCTCGGGTTCATAGTTGCAACCTTAAAACAGTCTTACACATAAGACAGTATGGTGCTCTGGACTGTTTCGGGTGTCAAGGTACGCCGGATGGCGTACAGAGACGGTTCATCCAGGATTCGGATGACCAGATGGGCCTGGAAGTTTTGAGGAGTCGTTCCGGGTCCAGCACCATGCCTGCCTGACAAAATCCCTTTCCCGCCGCAAGGTGTATCTCCTTACCACACATAAGGAAGCGACCATTGCCGGTCGGCAACGGTCGCAACGTCATCTATCTGCGCCCTCAGGCCAGAGCGTGGTCATTCAGCAGACTGATGGCGTACTCTCCCATCCTGCGCGGAATATTGACGCCGGTGGTGGACACGCTGTTCTTGAACTCCATGGTGTGGTTGATCTCAATCACCAGCAGGCCGCGCTCGGGGTCCTCTACCAGATCTATGGCCACGATCTGCCCATCGACAGCCCTGGCCGAACGCAGCGCCAGATCGGCGATCTCCGGCGTGACCG is part of the Deinococcus malanensis genome and harbors:
- a CDS encoding MDR family MFS transporter, giving the protein MSQSAQAAPEGHIDYSKTLDLPTKRLILFGVLLGLFLSALDQTIVGTAMPRIIDELNGLNLYSWVTTAYLLANTALVPIYGKLSDLYGRKPVLMFGIVVFLIGSMLCGMAGEAFLGNLFGGGMMQLVVFRGLQGAGGAALGAVAFAIIADLFEPAERPKYQGLFGAVFGLSSVIGPLLGGWLTDYVSWRWVFYVNLPLGLLALAFLWFKMPRLQSGLKAKVDWLGAFLILVFAVPLLLALTWGADGNYAWTSPTVRGLFGLSAVSLIAFLFVESRVDSPIIPLHLFRNPTFAWGSLARFLFGAAFLGAILFLSLYLVQVQGVSATAAGTATIPLTFGLIFGAIVSGQIASRMGRYKPLMLIGLSLMMLGFYFLSTLNADTSYNSVILRMVLLGLGIGPAMPLYTTALQLSVKPWEMGVATSAGQFFQQMGSTIGTAIFGALLTTGLTENLSTSFAAQASANTGTVATTLHRISAQVARGENDGPVDRNASPPSNEEIRARFARLRQNVTSAVQTGDRDSIAALRGDNTLPQEARTQFTQIPEGGVAAGVRSGFDQTYSAIAAAVGSGEPARVKAVAANPQLPAALRERLSAVPAPALQDQQVRAQLLAGIRQGLDAGKDQAARRAEQQALSRALSGISDGEKIALASARAAKVAFAESVAHIYLYCIFAAFLALLATLMMPNLTIPRREKGDRAMPAHAEI
- a CDS encoding MarR family winged helix-turn-helix transcriptional regulator, which gives rise to MNPSRLPAEEQPELPAANLEAAAALGNVMKQLHRHISSQVMHGMQAELVDLDLSFSQMTALHQLRAGGEMTVTELSARTRLSVPAASHLVERLVQRGLAARMENPDNRREKVVTLTPASLDVLGKMDRNFMGAYVSTFAHLQPQTVQAAARHVAALLQELESLNPESCAFKENP